Proteins found in one Chlamydia pneumoniae TW-183 genomic segment:
- a CDS encoding MAC/perforin domain-containing protein has translation MDESDGEEASKDSAFSASFSYEFVKSSTRESKNTVTHSTASRTLYILRQDCSYDPRALKVDDEFRYWVEKRLDAKNPDSLNAFVKEVGTHYVASVTYGGIGFQVLKMSYLQVEELEKEKISISVAAASSLLKSKTSNATEKGYSSYQSESSAQTVFLGGTVLPDLQQDKLDFKDWSESIPNEPIPLAISVSSITDLIIPELFPSEDAQVLSQKKSALGQVILNYLESHKPKEEGPKPVQITSGFNSSSSVFTLQAAKAPKTVSFPYIDYWSTIPYLFPTLKETSGAQPLSFYLRFDDIFEQQNLVHNTSYILASTSVRLGYFGDSYRDYDALSFYGSWPQAYFDWAGYKDRCTWTLEKLNTTGDLFIRSGDEIRLKHNTSGKYLATTSMSDGYQTLTCTTQTSDSVFIITV, from the coding sequence ATGGATGAATCTGATGGAGAAGAAGCTTCAAAAGATTCTGCATTTTCAGCTAGTTTTTCCTATGAGTTTGTAAAATCAAGTACTCGAGAATCTAAAAATACAGTCACACACTCAACAGCGTCTCGTACATTATATATTTTAAGGCAGGATTGTTCTTATGATCCAAGAGCTCTCAAAGTAGATGATGAATTTCGTTATTGGGTAGAAAAAAGGTTGGACGCCAAGAATCCAGATTCATTAAATGCGTTCGTTAAAGAGGTAGGAACTCATTATGTCGCGTCAGTGACTTACGGTGGCATTGGTTTTCAAGTGCTAAAGATGTCTTATCTCCAAGTCGAGGAGTTAGAGAAAGAAAAAATCTCGATATCTGTAGCTGCAGCAAGTTCTTTATTAAAAAGTAAAACATCGAACGCGACAGAGAAAGGTTATTCTTCGTATCAGTCGGAATCATCAGCTCAAACAGTATTTCTTGGTGGAACAGTATTACCTGATCTCCAGCAAGACAAGTTGGATTTCAAAGATTGGTCTGAAAGCATTCCTAATGAGCCCATTCCTCTAGCTATTAGTGTATCTTCAATTACAGATCTCATAATTCCAGAACTTTTCCCTTCTGAAGATGCTCAAGTCTTATCCCAGAAGAAATCAGCTCTAGGACAAGTTATTCTTAATTATCTAGAGAGTCACAAGCCTAAAGAAGAAGGCCCAAAACCAGTCCAAATTACTTCTGGATTCAATTCATCGTCTTCGGTATTTACGCTTCAAGCAGCAAAAGCTCCTAAGACTGTGTCTTTCCCCTATATAGATTATTGGTCTACAATTCCCTATCTTTTCCCCACTCTTAAAGAAACTTCAGGTGCTCAACCTCTCTCGTTCTACTTGAGGTTTGATGACATCTTTGAGCAACAAAATTTAGTCCATAATACTTCATATATTTTAGCTTCAACCTCGGTGAGGTTAGGATATTTCGGAGATTCATATAGAGATTATGATGCTCTATCTTTCTATGGTAGTTGGCCTCAAGCATATTTTGACTGGGCAGGCTATAAAGATAGGTGTACTTGGACCTTAGAAAAACTCAATACAACTGGAGATCTTTTCATCCGTTCTGGAGACGAGATACGTTTAAAACACAATACCTCTGGGAAATATCTTGCTACAACGAGCATGTCTGATGGCTATCAGACATTAACTTGTACGACACAGACGAGTGATTCTGTCTTTATAATTACTGTATAA
- a CDS encoding alpha/beta hydrolase translates to MITGVVLEKHEQRTMFSLTLLNNFTTFGLLHTPLHYNPPYPIVILLHGLASDKTGSKRSHVRLAQELTRLGIAALRVDLLGHGDCEGELMDFSLENYKQNIREIIEYTHSLLHIDQERLAIFGSSLGGTLALQTLPFFNKIKALAVWAPTISGELMAAEAQKNAPEVITMSQKGAITYAGMTLNPDFYTQFLKIDIVKELMPSARNLPPILYMQGEQDLLVSINHRTLFTEAFANQDKPITILTYPDVDHAFPFAESSALSDLTQWLKRELTSGE, encoded by the coding sequence TTGATTACAGGCGTGGTATTGGAAAAGCATGAGCAGCGCACCATGTTTTCACTGACCCTACTGAATAATTTTACAACTTTTGGCCTTCTACATACTCCTCTCCATTATAATCCTCCCTATCCTATAGTGATCCTTCTCCATGGTTTAGCTTCAGATAAAACCGGTTCGAAACGCTCTCATGTCAGGCTAGCTCAGGAACTCACTCGGTTAGGTATCGCAGCTCTAAGAGTAGATCTCCTTGGTCATGGAGACTGTGAGGGTGAGCTTATGGATTTTTCTCTTGAAAATTATAAGCAAAACATTCGTGAAATCATTGAATATACGCATTCCCTACTTCATATAGACCAAGAAAGGCTCGCTATTTTTGGTTCATCACTCGGAGGAACTCTTGCTCTTCAGACTCTTCCTTTTTTTAATAAAATCAAAGCCTTAGCTGTATGGGCGCCTACAATTTCAGGAGAATTAATGGCTGCGGAAGCACAAAAAAATGCTCCTGAAGTGATCACAATGAGTCAAAAGGGCGCCATTACTTATGCTGGGATGACTTTAAATCCTGATTTTTATACGCAATTCTTAAAAATAGATATTGTGAAAGAGCTTATGCCTAGTGCTCGCAATCTCCCTCCAATTCTTTATATGCAAGGTGAACAAGATCTTCTGGTTTCTATCAACCACAGAACACTGTTTACCGAAGCATTTGCAAATCAAGACAAACCAATTACTATTCTTACTTATCCCGATGTCGATCACGCGTTTCCTTTTGCCGAATCTTCGGCTCTTTCGGATCTCACGCAATGGTTAAAAAGAGAATTAACTTCTGGGGAATAA
- a CDS encoding gamma-glutamylcyclotransferase family protein, producing MKQPMSLIFSSVCLGLGLGSLSSCNQKPSWNYHNTSTSEEFFVHGNKSVSQLPHYPSAFRTTQIFSEEHNDPYVVAKTDEESRKIWREIHKNLKIKGSYIPISTYGSLMHPKSAALTLKTYRPHPIWINGYERSFNIDTGKYLKNGSRRRTSHDGPKNRAVLNLIKSSGRRCNAIGLEMTEEDFVIARRREGVYSLYPVEVCSYPQGNPFVIAYAWIADESACSKEVLPVKGYYSLVWESVSSSDSLNAFGDSFAEDYLRSTFLANGTSILCVHESYKKVPPQP from the coding sequence ATGAAACAGCCCATGTCTCTTATCTTTTCAAGTGTATGTTTAGGATTAGGTCTTGGATCTCTTTCCTCCTGTAATCAAAAGCCCTCTTGGAATTATCACAACACTTCAACGAGCGAAGAATTCTTTGTTCATGGAAATAAGAGTGTTTCGCAACTGCCTCATTATCCTTCTGCATTTCGTACGACTCAAATCTTTTCTGAAGAGCACAATGATCCTTATGTCGTAGCTAAGACTGATGAAGAGTCTCGTAAAATTTGGAGAGAAATCCATAAAAATCTCAAAATCAAAGGTTCTTACATTCCCATATCGACTTATGGAAGTCTGATGCACCCAAAATCAGCAGCTCTTACATTAAAAACGTATCGTCCACATCCTATTTGGATAAATGGATACGAGCGTTCTTTTAATATAGACACAGGAAAGTACTTAAAAAACGGAAGTCGCCGTAGAACTTCTCACGATGGTCCGAAAAATCGAGCTGTACTGAATCTCATTAAATCTTCGGGACGACGCTGTAATGCTATAGGCCTTGAGATGACAGAAGAAGACTTTGTAATAGCTAGAAGGCGAGAAGGTGTTTATAGCCTGTATCCCGTTGAAGTGTGCTCGTATCCTCAGGGGAATCCTTTTGTCATTGCTTATGCCTGGATTGCAGATGAGAGTGCTTGCTCAAAAGAGGTCCTACCTGTAAAAGGGTACTATTCTTTAGTCTGGGAAAGCGTTTCTTCCTCTGATTCTCTGAATGCTTTTGGAGATTCCTTTGCAGAGGACTACCTCAGAAGCACGTTTTTAGCAAACGGAACTTCTATACTCTGTGTTCATGAAAGCTATAAGAAAGTTCCTCCTCAGCCCTAA
- the guaA gene encoding glutamine-hydrolyzing GMP synthase — translation MQSARRHLNTIFILDFGSQYTYVLAKQVRKLFVYCEVLPWNISVQCLKERAPLGIILSGGPHSVYENKAPHLDPEIYKLGIPILAICYGMQLMARDFGGTVSPGVGEFGYTPIHLYPCELFKHIVDCESLDTEIRMSHRDHVTTIPEGFNVIASTSQCSISGIENTKQRLYGLQFHPEVSDSTPTGNKILETFVQEICSAPTLWNPLYIQQDLVSKIQDTVIEVFDEVAQSLDVQWLAQGTIYSDVIESSRSGHASEVIKSHHNVGGLPKNLKLKLVEPLRYLFKDEVRILGEALGLSSYLLDRHPFPGPGLTIRVIGEILPEYLAILRRADLIFIEELRKAKLYDKISQAFALFLPIKSVSVKGDCRSYGYTIALRAVESTDFMTGRWAYLPCDVLSSCSSRIINEIPEVSRVVYDISDKPPATIEWE, via the coding sequence TTGCAGAGTGCAAGGAGACATTTGAACACCATATTTATTCTAGATTTTGGATCTCAATATACTTATGTATTAGCAAAGCAAGTGCGGAAGTTATTTGTATATTGCGAAGTTCTTCCCTGGAATATCTCTGTGCAATGTTTAAAAGAAAGAGCGCCTTTGGGGATCATTCTCTCAGGAGGTCCTCACTCTGTCTATGAAAACAAGGCTCCACATTTAGATCCTGAAATCTATAAACTTGGCATTCCAATTCTAGCTATTTGCTATGGCATGCAGCTTATGGCTAGAGATTTTGGAGGGACTGTAAGCCCTGGTGTAGGAGAATTTGGATATACGCCCATCCATCTGTATCCTTGTGAGCTCTTCAAACACATCGTCGACTGCGAATCTCTAGACACAGAGATTCGGATGAGCCATCGGGATCATGTTACGACAATTCCTGAAGGATTTAATGTAATCGCATCCACCTCACAATGCTCGATCTCAGGAATAGAAAATACCAAACAACGGTTGTACGGGCTGCAATTTCATCCCGAGGTTTCTGACTCCACTCCAACGGGAAATAAGATTCTAGAAACTTTTGTTCAAGAGATCTGTTCTGCTCCCACACTATGGAATCCCTTGTATATTCAGCAAGACCTTGTAAGTAAAATTCAAGATACCGTTATTGAAGTATTTGATGAAGTCGCTCAGTCATTAGACGTACAATGGTTAGCTCAAGGAACCATCTACTCAGATGTTATTGAGTCCTCACGCTCTGGACATGCCTCCGAAGTAATAAAATCACATCATAATGTAGGGGGGCTTCCAAAAAATCTTAAGCTGAAGTTAGTCGAGCCCTTACGTTATTTATTTAAAGATGAAGTTCGAATTTTAGGAGAAGCCCTAGGACTTTCTAGCTATCTCTTGGACAGGCATCCTTTTCCTGGACCTGGCTTGACAATTCGTGTGATTGGAGAGATCCTTCCTGAATATCTAGCCATTTTACGACGGGCGGACCTCATCTTTATAGAAGAGCTTAGGAAAGCAAAACTCTACGATAAAATAAGCCAAGCCTTTGCTCTATTTCTTCCTATAAAATCAGTATCTGTAAAAGGAGATTGTAGAAGCTATGGTTATACCATAGCATTACGTGCTGTAGAATCTACAGATTTCATGACAGGACGATGGGCCTACCTTCCATGCGATGTTCTCAGTTCTTGCTCATCGCGAATTATTAATGAAATACCCGAGGTAAGCCGAGTGGTCTATGATATTTCTGACAAGCCACCAGCAACTATAGAATGGGAATAG
- a CDS encoding diphosphate--fructose-6-phosphate 1-phosphotransferase — MELLSLNKSYFEIQRLRYRPEILTLLETIRSKHIQETSSPPSPPPELQKHIPNLCRIPEVSIYTEQETSSKPLKIGVLLSGGQAPGGHNVVIGLFDALRVFNPKTRLFGFIKGPLGLTRGLYKDLDISVIYDYYNMGGFDMLSSSREKIKTEEQKKNILNTVKQLKLDGLLIIGGNNSNTDTAMLAEYFLAHNCKTSVIGVPKTIDGDLKNCWIETSLGFHTSCRTYSEMIGNLAKDALSAKKYHHFIRLMGQQASYTTLECGLQTLPNIALISELIATRKISLKQLSEQLALGLVRRYKSGKNYSTVLIPEGLIEHIFDTRKLIDELNVLLANGDSSIEKILSKLSPETLKTFHLFPKDIANQLLLARDSHGNVRVSKIATEELLAVMVKKEIEKIKPHMEFHSVSHFFGYEARAGFPSNFDCNYGIALGIISALFLVRQKTGYMITINNLAQSYTEWQGGATPLYKMMHLENRCGTETPVIKTDSVDPKSPAVQHLLQQSDSCLVEDLYRFPGPLQYFGKEELIDQRPLTLLWENQTHSPLL; from the coding sequence GTGGAACTTCTCTCGTTAAATAAAAGTTATTTTGAAATCCAACGCCTTCGCTACCGCCCTGAGATTCTTACTTTATTAGAAACGATACGTTCGAAACATATCCAAGAAACTTCGTCTCCCCCTTCTCCCCCTCCAGAGTTGCAAAAACACATTCCCAATCTATGTCGGATCCCTGAAGTTTCTATTTATACTGAACAGGAAACGTCATCAAAACCATTAAAGATTGGGGTTTTACTATCAGGAGGACAAGCTCCTGGGGGGCATAATGTCGTTATTGGTCTTTTTGATGCTTTACGAGTATTCAATCCCAAGACTCGCTTATTTGGATTCATCAAAGGACCTTTAGGGCTTACTCGTGGGCTCTATAAAGATCTGGATATCTCCGTAATCTATGATTATTACAACATGGGAGGGTTCGACATGCTCTCCTCAAGCCGAGAAAAAATTAAAACTGAAGAGCAGAAAAAAAACATCCTCAACACAGTCAAGCAACTAAAGTTAGACGGACTACTCATTATAGGAGGAAATAATTCCAATACGGACACTGCGATGCTTGCAGAATATTTCCTTGCTCACAACTGCAAAACATCCGTGATTGGAGTCCCTAAAACTATAGATGGTGATCTTAAGAACTGTTGGATTGAAACCTCGTTAGGTTTTCATACTTCTTGTCGCACGTACTCAGAAATGATTGGGAATCTTGCTAAAGATGCTCTTTCTGCAAAAAAATACCACCATTTCATCCGCCTTATGGGGCAGCAGGCCTCTTATACTACTTTAGAATGCGGATTGCAGACCCTCCCTAATATAGCTTTAATTAGCGAACTTATTGCCACTAGGAAAATCTCTTTAAAGCAACTGAGTGAACAGCTTGCTTTAGGTTTGGTACGCCGCTATAAATCTGGAAAAAACTATAGTACTGTGTTAATCCCAGAGGGACTGATTGAGCATATTTTCGATACACGCAAGCTTATAGATGAACTCAATGTTTTACTCGCCAATGGAGATTCTTCTATTGAAAAAATTCTTTCCAAGCTCTCTCCAGAGACATTAAAAACATTTCACTTGTTTCCTAAGGATATTGCGAACCAACTTCTTCTAGCTCGAGATTCTCATGGAAATGTTAGAGTTTCAAAAATTGCTACAGAAGAGCTGCTTGCAGTAATGGTAAAGAAGGAAATCGAAAAGATAAAACCCCATATGGAATTCCATTCTGTATCGCATTTTTTTGGTTATGAAGCACGAGCAGGATTCCCTTCCAACTTTGATTGTAATTATGGAATCGCTTTAGGGATCATTTCTGCGTTATTTCTGGTCCGACAAAAGACTGGTTATATGATTACAATCAATAATCTTGCTCAATCTTATACTGAATGGCAAGGGGGAGCCACTCCATTATATAAGATGATGCACTTAGAAAATCGTTGTGGGACAGAGACTCCTGTTATTAAAACAGATTCTGTAGACCCAAAATCCCCTGCTGTTCAACATTTACTTCAACAAAGTGATTCTTGTTTGGTTGAAGATTTATACCGTTTTCCAGGCCCTTTACAGTACTTCGGGAAAGAGGAGCTTATAGATCAACGACCTTTGACCCTGCTTTGGGAAAATCAAACGCATTCGCCTCTACTCTGA
- a CDS encoding DUF648 domain-containing protein, protein MFSMTPSGFSLATEEKVQVSTAEKVIKILALIFFPIILIALAIRYFLHRKFDRKCFVIPQDTPKELELILAANPQLVEKAAREVHPGFFALPTKYQSMYIQTSKG, encoded by the coding sequence ATTTTCTCCATGACTCCCTCTGGGTTTTCTTTAGCTACTGAAGAAAAAGTACAGGTCTCAACAGCAGAAAAAGTTATAAAGATCCTTGCTCTGATCTTCTTCCCGATCATTTTAATCGCTCTGGCTATCCGCTACTTCTTACATAGAAAATTCGATAGAAAATGCTTCGTTATCCCTCAAGACACGCCTAAAGAACTGGAGCTAATTCTTGCAGCAAATCCTCAATTAGTTGAAAAAGCAGCTCGAGAGGTCCACCCAGGTTTCTTTGCCCTACCTACAAAATACCAAAGTATGTACATCCAAACTTCTAAAGGGTAG
- a CDS encoding DUF648 domain-containing protein: MKLYSISSDVDTPWIFQLMSKVDSYLFLGGNRIKVVSIVMQEPNLIIGKVENVRISTIVKILKILSFLIFPLILIALALHYFLHAKYANHLLVSKILERAPQYVPIPGRSGDTASHYKLTTLVPVSQKNLQAMGSNPLEVEAALRTTKPSFFCVPAKYRQIIISSHGIRFSLDLEQLADDINLDSVSWPTEYLNSTMDFCSKADKRVIQNVQNLRTGTYINSVGKRSLLKFMLQHLFIDGITQENPEALPNNTSGRLTLFPSVRYIYSHFTPQNPTIWPQVFFRQGPLDEDRGGGFEILEQLQELGVRFPICPSQGPDNPNFQGFQGIRIYWEDSYQPNKEV; the protein is encoded by the coding sequence ATGAAACTTTATAGCATCTCTTCAGATGTAGATACACCTTGGATATTTCAGCTTATGTCAAAGGTAGATTCTTATCTTTTCTTAGGCGGGAATAGAATCAAGGTTGTATCTATAGTTATGCAAGAACCTAACTTAATTATTGGAAAAGTAGAAAACGTTCGGATCTCCACAATAGTGAAAATATTAAAGATTTTATCCTTCTTAATCTTCCCTCTGATTTTAATCGCTTTAGCCCTACACTATTTTCTACATGCTAAATATGCTAATCACTTACTTGTATCTAAGATTTTAGAAAGAGCTCCTCAGTATGTGCCTATTCCTGGTCGTTCAGGAGACACGGCGTCTCATTATAAATTAACAACATTGGTTCCAGTATCCCAAAAAAATCTACAAGCTATGGGATCAAATCCTCTAGAAGTTGAAGCGGCTCTTCGAACTACAAAACCCTCTTTTTTCTGTGTACCTGCAAAATACCGTCAGATTATAATTTCAAGTCACGGCATTCGCTTTTCTTTAGATCTTGAACAACTTGCTGATGACATTAATTTAGATTCGGTTTCCTGGCCTACGGAGTATCTTAACTCTACTATGGATTTTTGCAGCAAGGCAGATAAACGTGTTATACAGAATGTACAAAATCTGCGGACAGGAACTTACATAAATTCTGTAGGAAAGCGTAGCCTTTTAAAATTCATGTTACAGCACCTATTTATTGATGGGATCACACAAGAAAACCCTGAAGCCCTTCCTAACAATACATCTGGAAGACTGACTCTATTCCCTAGTGTTCGTTATATCTATTCTCATTTTACTCCACAAAATCCTACAATATGGCCGCAAGTCTTTTTCAGACAAGGTCCTCTAGATGAAGATCGAGGAGGAGGATTTGAGATCTTAGAGCAATTACAAGAGTTAGGAGTTAGGTTTCCAATTTGCCCCTCTCAAGGACCAGACAATCCTAATTTTCAAGGTTTTCAAGGGATTCGTATCTATTGGGAAGATTCCTATCAACCCAATAAGGAGGTTTAA